In one Pseudarthrobacter sp. NBSH8 genomic region, the following are encoded:
- the atzF gene encoding allophanate hydrolase, giving the protein MSTVPASRCATERVRAALAAIDAVDRPEIWIALRPADQLLAEAGRIDTAVAAGADLPLAGMLLAVKNNVDVAGISTTAACPGFAYMPEQDAEAVARLRAAGAVVLGATNLDQFATGLVGTRSPHGAVRDSRRPDHISGGSSSGSAVAVALGLADVAIGTDTAGSGRVPAGLQGIVGIKATLNVVSTAGVVPACRSWDAVTVFARDLATAELAMGTMAGNARTWPSDAKLAAPARPRVAYPSALPELPQDWADEFGRQIARIQASGVDAEPIEFNDFLEAARLLYDGGLVAERYAAIGAFVASATADSGNSDGLDPTVAGIVLRAGEVPAHRYVSDTGRLNDLKNQAMAHLRGFDALIVPTAPFHPSLSDVARDPVGVNSKMGTYTNFCNLFDLCAVAIPAGELDGFQFGLTVVGRTFEDAVAADIARRIETTPAPPALFAAGAVQAPLAGPLKPWPVRAGASAEPLVVVGAHRRGQPLAHELESLGAAWDGDVRTAAVYRMVALDTQPPKPGVYRSEDGAELVAERWLLPEAALGRFLAALPEPMLLGSVRLADGTRAVGFACDAVAAATGRDITSHGDWIAAMAADATGLEVPGQDARESLRDSLLTGFTRGRQSKTIRG; this is encoded by the coding sequence ATGAGCACCGTACCCGCAAGCCGATGCGCCACCGAGCGTGTGAGAGCAGCACTGGCCGCCATTGACGCCGTCGACCGGCCGGAAATTTGGATTGCCCTGCGCCCGGCGGATCAGCTCCTGGCGGAGGCCGGCCGTATCGACACTGCAGTGGCCGCCGGCGCGGACCTCCCCCTGGCCGGAATGCTCCTTGCCGTGAAGAACAACGTTGACGTGGCGGGGATCAGCACCACGGCGGCATGTCCCGGGTTCGCCTACATGCCGGAGCAGGACGCCGAGGCCGTAGCCCGGCTGCGGGCGGCCGGGGCCGTGGTTCTCGGCGCCACCAACCTGGACCAGTTCGCCACCGGGCTGGTAGGGACGCGAAGCCCACACGGAGCCGTCCGCGATTCCCGCCGGCCCGACCATATTTCCGGCGGTTCCAGTTCAGGCTCCGCCGTCGCAGTGGCCCTGGGGCTCGCCGATGTTGCGATCGGCACGGACACCGCAGGCTCGGGACGGGTACCCGCCGGACTTCAGGGGATTGTGGGCATCAAGGCCACACTCAACGTGGTTTCCACCGCCGGAGTAGTTCCGGCGTGCCGCTCGTGGGACGCCGTCACCGTGTTCGCCCGGGACCTGGCGACAGCCGAACTGGCCATGGGAACCATGGCGGGGAACGCACGAACCTGGCCGTCGGACGCCAAGCTTGCCGCACCGGCCCGGCCACGAGTTGCCTATCCATCGGCATTGCCGGAACTTCCGCAAGATTGGGCTGATGAATTCGGCCGCCAGATTGCCAGGATTCAGGCTTCGGGAGTGGATGCGGAGCCGATCGAGTTCAACGACTTCCTTGAGGCCGCGCGCCTGCTGTATGACGGCGGTCTGGTGGCTGAGCGCTATGCCGCAATCGGAGCATTTGTTGCCTCGGCTACCGCGGACTCCGGCAATTCTGACGGGTTGGATCCCACCGTGGCCGGAATTGTCCTCCGGGCTGGCGAGGTCCCTGCCCACCGGTACGTTTCGGATACCGGCAGGCTCAACGACCTCAAGAACCAGGCAATGGCGCACTTGCGGGGCTTCGATGCACTGATCGTCCCCACAGCACCTTTCCACCCGAGCCTCTCGGACGTCGCCCGCGACCCTGTCGGAGTGAACTCGAAGATGGGGACCTACACCAACTTCTGCAATCTCTTCGACCTGTGCGCTGTCGCCATACCGGCCGGGGAATTGGACGGCTTCCAGTTCGGACTCACCGTTGTGGGGCGAACGTTCGAGGATGCGGTTGCCGCTGACATCGCCCGCAGAATCGAAACAACGCCTGCCCCACCGGCCCTGTTCGCGGCCGGAGCCGTCCAGGCGCCCCTGGCCGGCCCCTTGAAACCATGGCCGGTGCGGGCGGGCGCCTCCGCTGAGCCGCTCGTCGTGGTTGGGGCACATCGACGGGGGCAGCCCCTGGCCCACGAACTCGAATCCTTAGGTGCCGCCTGGGACGGGGATGTGCGCACGGCCGCCGTCTACCGCATGGTTGCCCTCGACACCCAGCCACCGAAACCCGGGGTGTACCGGTCAGAGGACGGGGCGGAGCTCGTGGCAGAGCGCTGGCTGCTGCCGGAAGCGGCGCTGGGACGGTTCCTGGCCGCGCTGCCCGAGCCAATGCTCCTGGGTTCCGTTCGTCTGGCAGACGGTACTCGCGCTGTCGGCTTCGCCTGCGACGCTGTGGCTGCCGCCACTGGCCGGGACATCACAAGCCACGGCGACTGGATCGCTGCAATGGCGGCCGATGCGACCGGATTGGAGGTCCCTGGGCAAGACGCCCGCGAAAGCCTCCGGGACTCGCTCCTGACCGGGTTCACCCGTGGTCGCCAGTCAAAGACCATACGCGGGTAG